A single window of Terriglobia bacterium DNA harbors:
- a CDS encoding PDZ domain-containing protein, translating into MSKGRMALLGVSGLLVLMLLGGGVLARVAPAEGTYRQVVLFSEVFSLVLDNYVDAVAPEGLLKGALDGMLEGLDAQGAYLSPEEVVRWKEAKGLGAADPGVTVVKAYGALQVAAVVPGSPAETAGIGRGDQIRRIEGRSLRDLSVEQSLRMLRGEPGSSVRLTILHTRDAFKREELTLRRALRTDRPERLEVRDGIGVLTVSDLRRVSPEALAADLKGARERGVDKLLIDLRYVADASPRDVLGVAGLFAPGDLLILKERGGRAVETLKAGGSGNVWSGALGVLVNGGTAGGAEALAEVLHSRRKATVYGEPTYGLGAEPKLFELPDGSGLLVSALLWETAGGRGWNGDGVTPDKMLRPAGKPEDADEDQLKRALEDFRAAQSAEPLRKAA; encoded by the coding sequence ATGTCCAAGGGTCGCATGGCGCTGCTGGGGGTCTCCGGGCTCCTCGTCCTGATGCTGCTGGGCGGGGGGGTCCTCGCGCGGGTGGCGCCGGCGGAGGGGACCTATCGGCAGGTGGTTCTCTTCTCGGAGGTCTTTTCGCTGGTCCTCGACAACTACGTCGACGCGGTGGCACCTGAAGGCCTCCTCAAGGGAGCTCTCGACGGGATGCTGGAGGGGCTCGACGCACAGGGGGCCTACCTTTCTCCCGAGGAAGTCGTCCGCTGGAAAGAGGCGAAGGGCCTCGGCGCCGCCGATCCGGGGGTGACCGTCGTCAAGGCGTACGGCGCCCTCCAGGTGGCCGCGGTGGTGCCGGGCTCTCCGGCCGAGACCGCGGGAATCGGTCGAGGCGACCAGATCCGCCGGATCGAAGGCCGATCGCTTCGCGACCTCTCGGTGGAGCAGTCCCTGAGGATGCTGCGCGGCGAGCCCGGGTCATCGGTCCGGCTCACGATCCTGCACACGCGGGACGCGTTCAAGCGCGAGGAGCTCACGCTCCGCCGGGCGTTGCGCACCGACCGCCCCGAGAGGCTCGAGGTCCGGGACGGCATCGGCGTGTTGACGGTCAGTGATCTGCGAAGGGTATCGCCCGAAGCCTTGGCCGCCGATCTCAAGGGCGCGCGGGAGCGCGGCGTCGACAAGCTCCTCATCGACCTCCGTTACGTCGCGGACGCAAGCCCGCGGGACGTCCTCGGCGTGGCGGGGCTGTTCGCGCCGGGAGATCTGCTGATCCTCAAGGAGCGCGGTGGGCGCGCGGTCGAGACCCTGAAAGCGGGTGGCTCCGGCAACGTCTGGAGCGGCGCCTTGGGCGTTCTCGTCAACGGCGGGACCGCGGGAGGAGCCGAGGCGCTCGCGGAGGTCCTCCATTCCCGAAGGAAGGCGACGGTCTACGGCGAGCCGACCTACGGTCTCGGGGCGGAGCCCAAGCTGTTCGAGCTGCCCGACGGGTCGGGCCTTCTCGTTTCGGCCCTGCTCTGGGAGACCGCCGGCGGACGGGGATGGAACGGCGACGGCGTGACGCCGGACAAGATGCTGCGGCCCGCCGGCAAGCCCGAGGACGCGGACGAGGACCAGCTCAAACGGGCGCTCGAGGATTTCCGCGCCGCGCAATCGGCGGAGCCGCTCAGGAAGGCCGCCTGA
- a CDS encoding M23 family metallopeptidase, which translates to MAELSSDRPRPRLAWALAAALLAATALGRGAPSRPAEERVDRLAVLQDEIVRLRAEMGTLGVREKGLLGEVAHLGAVLNLRAREAQWASLKLDGVRAGLAERRARIAALDAAQSSRRRALAARVREIYERGADVEARRLLGGGSVEAYLEGLHYASFLSQRDAKLLEGWREDGRRLREESGAMAEEERGLERVRTAATSAAAEFEKSRADRARLLEGIQADRAKHQEAIEELERAARELGKLVEAVGGEAHGPVLDVRKFFGLLDWPADGPISAAYGDSVHPRFHTVVRHPGLDIDSPEGASFRAVFDGRVVFASWLHGYGLTAIVDHGNDFVSVYAHASILLVAPGDDVTRGQVLGRVGDTGSLRGAYLYFETRNKGKPVDPLAWLRRR; encoded by the coding sequence ATGGCCGAGCTCTCTTCTGATCGTCCGCGCCCACGGCTCGCGTGGGCCCTCGCGGCCGCGCTCCTCGCGGCGACCGCCCTGGGGAGAGGCGCGCCTTCCCGCCCCGCCGAGGAGCGCGTCGATCGCCTGGCCGTGCTCCAGGACGAGATCGTCCGTCTCCGCGCGGAGATGGGAACCCTCGGAGTGCGGGAGAAAGGACTCCTCGGCGAGGTGGCACATCTCGGCGCCGTCCTGAACCTCCGCGCGCGCGAGGCCCAGTGGGCTTCGCTGAAGCTCGACGGGGTGCGGGCGGGCCTCGCGGAGCGCAGGGCTCGGATCGCCGCCCTCGATGCGGCGCAGTCGTCGCGTCGAAGGGCGCTTGCGGCGAGGGTCCGCGAGATCTACGAGCGTGGCGCCGACGTCGAGGCGCGGCGGCTCCTCGGGGGAGGCAGCGTGGAGGCCTACCTGGAGGGGCTACACTACGCGTCCTTCCTGAGCCAGCGCGACGCGAAGCTCCTCGAAGGCTGGCGCGAAGACGGGCGGCGGCTCCGCGAGGAGTCCGGGGCGATGGCCGAGGAAGAGCGAGGACTCGAGCGTGTCCGGACCGCGGCGACGAGCGCCGCCGCGGAATTCGAGAAGAGCCGCGCGGATCGCGCGCGCCTCCTCGAGGGAATCCAGGCCGACCGCGCGAAGCACCAGGAGGCGATCGAGGAACTGGAGCGCGCCGCCCGCGAGCTGGGCAAGCTCGTCGAGGCGGTCGGCGGCGAGGCGCATGGGCCGGTGCTGGACGTGCGGAAGTTCTTCGGCCTCCTCGACTGGCCGGCGGATGGCCCGATATCCGCCGCCTACGGCGACTCGGTCCACCCGCGATTTCACACGGTCGTCCGGCACCCGGGTCTCGACATCGACTCTCCCGAGGGGGCGAGCTTCCGTGCGGTCTTCGACGGCCGGGTGGTCTTCGCATCCTGGCTGCACGGGTACGGCCTGACGGCGATCGTCGACCATGGCAACGACTTCGTCTCGGTCTACGCCCACGCATCCATCCTGCTCGTCGCGCCGGGAGACGACGTGACGCGCGGGCAGGTCCTGGGACGCGTCGGGGACACGGGCTCGCTGCGGGGCGCCTACCTCTACTTCGAGACGAGGAACAAGGGCAAGCCGGTGGACCCGCTTGCTTGGCTCCGCCGCAGATGA
- a CDS encoding alkaline phosphatase family protein: MRRTGHGLPWVPAALAFVALGVAAPAAERPKVVVLGFDGADSRLVEEWVKQGALPNLARLQEEGTYAPLEPTNPPQTPVSWSSFATGTNPGKTEIFDFLKRNPKDYLPDFAMNSESRRTLLFGERNGLGLGLLVGCLVLLLALGVLLFTKVTWTTRVLVGLLFGIAAGLPVGFVAKRFLPAEMPTAVNNRKGRTMWELASEAGLKVQVIRVPATFPAEKVGHGHMLSGLGVPDMRGRVGTPSFYTSNPEFRPGDNEFSLELIRLPGRRGRIETSLIGPFNKPFYDYVVDRKTAGTGPVERAEARRRVRQDLDDAGVRRRIDLPMVLDVTDGACAITVAGQTKTLRVGDWSDWFTFDFPVNWVIDAAAPLRGIGRFKLLRLDPDVELYLSPVNFHPCCHPVAFSWPPSYSEDLFKRFGLYKTIGWPEDTWSLPSGIGDESLFLEDMYFTVDKDEEILKGLLGDHRDDLYVQIFYFTDRIGHLFWQFLDPGHPLYDPKKAARYEPEVLKAYRRMDEMIGKARELAGKDALFIVCSDHGFSSFRRGVNYNTWLVRNGFMTLKGQNETTNLAKLFDTRDLFASVDWSRTKAYALGLGSIYVNLSGRERDGIVMPGEEYEKVRRDIKHGLETMVDETTGQHPVTRVWTREEMYTGFNPDLIPDLRAGSNLNYRVSWQTSLGGVPPDLIEDNRKAWSGDHCSNDPELVRGIFFCNRKINTPAPRMVDIMPTVLKALGVPIPPEVDGRALF; this comes from the coding sequence ATGCGTCGAACCGGGCACGGGCTCCCTTGGGTGCCGGCCGCGCTGGCCTTCGTGGCGCTGGGGGTCGCGGCGCCTGCCGCCGAGCGCCCCAAAGTGGTCGTCCTCGGGTTCGACGGCGCCGACAGCCGGCTGGTCGAGGAATGGGTGAAACAAGGAGCGCTTCCGAACCTCGCGAGGCTGCAGGAGGAGGGGACGTACGCTCCGCTCGAGCCCACCAACCCACCGCAGACGCCGGTGTCCTGGTCGTCGTTCGCCACGGGCACCAACCCAGGGAAGACGGAGATCTTCGACTTTCTCAAGCGGAACCCGAAGGACTACCTCCCCGACTTCGCGATGAACAGCGAGAGCCGGCGCACGCTCCTCTTCGGTGAGCGGAACGGGCTCGGGCTCGGACTTCTCGTAGGATGCCTCGTGCTGCTGCTCGCGCTGGGCGTGCTGCTGTTCACGAAGGTCACCTGGACCACCCGCGTCCTCGTCGGGCTGCTTTTCGGGATCGCGGCCGGTCTCCCGGTGGGGTTCGTGGCAAAGCGGTTCCTGCCCGCGGAGATGCCCACCGCCGTGAACAACCGCAAGGGGCGCACGATGTGGGAGCTCGCCTCCGAGGCGGGGCTCAAGGTGCAGGTCATCCGGGTCCCCGCGACGTTCCCCGCGGAGAAGGTCGGGCACGGGCACATGCTCTCTGGTCTGGGGGTGCCCGACATGCGCGGACGGGTCGGCACCCCGTCTTTCTACACGTCGAATCCGGAGTTCCGCCCCGGCGACAACGAGTTCAGCCTCGAGTTGATCCGGCTCCCGGGGCGGCGTGGCAGGATCGAGACCAGCCTCATCGGCCCGTTCAACAAGCCTTTCTATGACTACGTCGTGGACCGGAAGACCGCGGGTACCGGACCCGTCGAGCGGGCGGAAGCGCGGCGACGCGTGCGCCAGGATCTCGACGACGCCGGCGTGCGCCGCCGGATCGACCTGCCGATGGTCCTGGACGTGACGGACGGCGCGTGCGCGATCACCGTGGCGGGTCAAACGAAGACGCTTAGGGTCGGGGACTGGAGCGACTGGTTCACGTTCGACTTTCCGGTCAACTGGGTCATCGACGCCGCGGCCCCACTCAGGGGGATCGGACGATTCAAGCTCCTCAGGCTCGATCCCGACGTGGAGCTCTACCTTTCCCCGGTCAACTTCCATCCGTGCTGCCATCCCGTGGCGTTCTCTTGGCCACCTTCCTATTCGGAGGACCTCTTCAAGCGTTTCGGCCTTTACAAGACCATCGGCTGGCCCGAGGACACTTGGTCGCTCCCCTCCGGGATCGGCGACGAGAGCCTGTTCCTCGAGGACATGTACTTCACCGTGGACAAGGACGAGGAGATCCTGAAGGGGCTACTCGGAGACCACAGGGACGATCTCTACGTCCAGATCTTCTACTTCACCGATCGAATCGGGCACCTCTTCTGGCAGTTCCTCGACCCCGGGCATCCACTTTACGACCCGAAGAAGGCCGCGAGGTACGAGCCCGAGGTGCTGAAGGCGTACCGGAGGATGGACGAGATGATCGGTAAGGCGCGGGAGCTGGCGGGGAAGGACGCGCTGTTCATCGTCTGCTCGGACCACGGGTTCTCGTCGTTCCGGCGGGGGGTCAACTACAACACCTGGCTCGTACGAAACGGCTTCATGACGCTCAAGGGACAGAACGAAACCACGAATCTCGCGAAGCTGTTCGACACCCGAGACCTGTTCGCCAGCGTCGACTGGTCGCGCACCAAGGCGTACGCGCTCGGTCTCGGGAGCATCTACGTGAACCTGTCGGGCCGGGAGCGCGACGGCATCGTGATGCCCGGCGAGGAGTACGAGAAGGTCCGCCGCGACATCAAGCACGGCCTCGAAACGATGGTCGACGAGACCACGGGGCAGCATCCCGTGACGCGGGTTTGGACGCGCGAGGAGATGTACACCGGCTTCAATCCGGACCTGATTCCCGATCTGAGGGCCGGGAGCAACCTGAACTACAGGGTCTCCTGGCAGACGAGCCTCGGCGGCGTCCCCCCGGATCTCATCGAGGACAACCGGAAGGCGTGGTCGGGCGATCACTGCTCCAACGATCCCGAACTCGTCCGGGGCATTTTCTTCTGCAATCGGAAGATCAACACCCCCGCGCCGCGGATGGTCGACATCATGCCGACCGTCCTCAAGGCCTTGGGGGTTCCGATTCCGCCCGAGGTCGATGGCCGAGCTCTCTTCTGA